From Bacteroidota bacterium, the proteins below share one genomic window:
- a CDS encoding T9SS type A sorting domain-containing protein, with product MKGTILFLCVVFYPIFNLKSQDVVNNYIDWTGINHDDYARPYGIYDGGYFRRLYGYEGEFLITAEQLPWADPNRFLGNLAAIDINNLIMTFDIELVSFPFSMDCAFEPGCNDGGSLRILDVPSDGLYNPLYNRWDYSVSLPTNASGLYNKIQSKVFERQYGPAGELLFAMNDQSIPLVLSSVGFVRPGFDISRLVIPHSVLKITISVHCGQFATDPVLDQFNLYVDLTRGMMRRYPFTVSNSSVSPSPSQYDVTIRPVICQPLSSASSYTDAPFCEYSIYDPSSTCDSYSSIKGDVCNMHPFVPADDDFCQILYNAYADVRSVNDIFEYNPGPGSRYVEHLSIPDRSIIVSTGIRDASGKAPSGFENVGGVWQAQNAPIVHQYTVNRNIDLTKINPSEMVIYNPSEVSISANNLTFPSGYTFKTISGTYPFLPDLLQQSADPLNGGPYNTTDPYSPNYISKLPNQTDLFVDFNSTGSYPTQDHRYSSIYHIESNAKVTIEPCVSLYDMVFDVKPNSELYFQNWTTNQKNINRYKIDFNGGKVRKGAPQWKFQNNTVADRILAWDSESFILAGRYVDPGSTHGNYVLESGSQTLFKANDYIELEHGFEAKEGSEFYASIDNVNLGICAPAPPQRLKGPDSRTPLGQKDATSVEITPNPAVGNAYLILDLKEKAMVAVKIFDNLGHLLWTEGSSVPLMAGKYQYKMDLSSFLPGVYYISVFCGEELFSRKVVKID from the coding sequence ATGAAAGGAACAATACTCTTTTTATGTGTGGTGTTTTATCCCATCTTCAATTTGAAGTCGCAAGATGTCGTCAATAACTATATTGATTGGACAGGAATAAATCATGATGATTATGCACGCCCATATGGTATTTATGACGGCGGATATTTTCGACGACTATATGGCTATGAAGGCGAGTTTTTAATCACAGCGGAACAATTGCCATGGGCCGATCCGAATAGATTTTTAGGTAATCTTGCCGCCATCGACATTAATAACTTGATAATGACATTTGATATAGAGCTTGTTTCATTTCCGTTTTCAATGGATTGTGCATTCGAGCCTGGATGTAATGATGGAGGTAGCCTGAGAATATTGGATGTCCCATCAGACGGACTTTATAACCCTTTGTATAATAGATGGGATTACTCGGTCAGTTTGCCAACAAATGCGAGTGGATTGTATAACAAGATCCAAAGTAAGGTTTTTGAAAGACAATATGGGCCTGCCGGAGAACTTCTATTTGCAATGAATGATCAAAGTATCCCCCTTGTCCTCTCTTCCGTTGGATTTGTCAGGCCAGGATTTGATATTAGTAGATTGGTAATTCCTCATTCCGTTTTAAAAATAACTATATCAGTACATTGCGGGCAGTTTGCAACTGATCCGGTGCTCGATCAGTTTAATTTATATGTTGATCTAACTCGAGGTATGATGCGTAGATATCCCTTTACAGTATCCAATTCATCAGTTTCTCCATCACCATCGCAGTATGATGTAACCATCAGACCAGTAATTTGTCAACCTCTAAGTAGTGCTTCATCATATACGGATGCGCCTTTTTGTGAATATAGTATATATGATCCTTCATCCACTTGCGATAGCTACTCAAGTATCAAAGGAGATGTTTGCAATATGCATCCCTTTGTTCCGGCAGACGATGACTTCTGTCAAATATTATATAATGCGTATGCTGATGTTCGGTCAGTTAATGATATATTTGAGTATAATCCTGGACCTGGATCGAGATATGTTGAACATTTGTCAATACCTGATAGATCAATAATTGTTTCAACGGGTATAAGGGACGCCTCTGGAAAAGCTCCTAGTGGATTTGAAAATGTTGGAGGTGTTTGGCAAGCGCAAAATGCCCCGATAGTGCATCAATATACCGTTAATCGGAACATTGACTTAACTAAAATAAACCCATCAGAAATGGTTATTTATAATCCTTCGGAGGTTTCCATTTCAGCTAACAATTTGACCTTTCCAAGTGGCTACACGTTTAAGACTATTTCAGGCACTTATCCTTTTCTGCCAGATTTATTGCAGCAGAGTGCCGATCCATTGAATGGTGGGCCATATAATACTACGGATCCCTATTCGCCAAATTATATTTCGAAACTCCCCAATCAAACGGATTTGTTTGTTGATTTTAATAGCACAGGAAGTTATCCTACCCAAGATCATCGCTATAGTTCCATTTATCATATTGAATCGAACGCCAAAGTAACCATCGAACCTTGCGTAAGCTTATACGATATGGTATTCGATGTAAAGCCAAATTCGGAGTTGTATTTTCAGAATTGGACTACTAACCAGAAGAATATTAACCGTTACAAGATAGATTTCAACGGAGGAAAAGTAAGAAAAGGAGCACCCCAATGGAAATTTCAGAATAATACTGTGGCCGATAGAATATTGGCATGGGACTCCGAATCCTTTATCTTGGCAGGCCGCTATGTGGATCCCGGATCGACGCATGGAAATTATGTCCTGGAGTCGGGGTCTCAGACCTTATTTAAGGCAAATGATTATATTGAATTGGAGCATGGCTTTGAAGCGAAGGAAGGGAGCGAGTTCTATGCTTCAATTGATAATGTAAATTTGGGAATTTGTGCGCCAGCACCTCCCCAGCGATTGAAAGGACCAGACTCCAGAACACCCTTAGGTCAAAAGGACGCCACTTCTGTTGAGATTACACCGAATCCGGCGGTGGGTAATGCCTATTTGATCTTAGACTTGAAGGAAAAGGCAATGGTAGCGGTTAAGATATTTGATAATCTAGGTCATTTATTGTGGACGGAAGGATCAAGTGTTCCATTAATGGCTGGAAAGTATCAGTATAAGATGGATTTAAGTTCATTCTTACCCGGAGTTTATTATATCAGCGTATTTTGTGGGGAGGAGTTGTTTTCAAGGAAAGTGGTTAAGATTGATTGA
- a CDS encoding DUF983 domain-containing protein, translating into MAHPPRPNLFLSIAGMKCPACREHSVFTHPNAYDLKHVGDMPATCPVCGQDLRVEPGFYFGAAYVSYALMVGLMIITAAIFYLVMGGIGDYIWTFLGIATAVAILTTPLVFRYSRVIFLYICVKYKGVPSRR; encoded by the coding sequence ATGGCTCATCCTCCCCGCCCCAATTTGTTTCTCTCGATCGCCGGTATGAAGTGTCCGGCTTGTCGGGAACATTCCGTTTTTACGCATCCGAATGCTTACGACCTGAAGCATGTGGGCGATATGCCTGCCACTTGTCCGGTCTGCGGGCAGGACCTTCGCGTGGAGCCCGGTTTTTATTTCGGTGCCGCGTATGTGAGCTATGCGCTGATGGTCGGCTTGATGATCATCACCGCTGCGATCTTCTACCTGGTGATGGGTGGCATCGGCGATTACATCTGGACTTTCCTGGGGATCGCCACGGCCGTCGCGATCCTGACCACGCCGCTGGTGTTCCGGTATTCGCGCGTGATCTTTCTTTACATCTGCGTCAAGTACAAAGGCGTGCCTTCGCGTCGATGA